A single region of the Lates calcarifer isolate ASB-BC8 linkage group LG16_LG22, TLL_Latcal_v3, whole genome shotgun sequence genome encodes:
- the slc17a5 gene encoding sialin produces MERYGSDMEGDEQETPLLHRGHEQSAERSPVCCSSRYGLALLSSYGFFVVYSLRVNLSVAMVDMLNNTHQSSANHSGSVCPAHANPPRPKHNHTASVYDWDSETQGWILGSFFYGYILTQIPGGYLAGRFGPKWLMGFGILGTVIFTLLTPVAADLGASYLIAVRVLEGIGEGVTFPAMYTMWAAWAPPLERSRLLTISYIGAQLGTVISLPLSGEICFYLDWTYVFYVFGAVGLVWFILWALLVFDSPNTHPRISERERLYITTSLKNELSTSAGHIPWRAIVTSVPLWAIVVAHFSYNWTFYTLLTLLPTYMSDILGFSIQQNGMLSALPYMGCAVFAVLSGQIADYLRETCQYRTVAVRKSFSIVGMIGPAVFLVAAGYIGCNYTLAVTFLTISSSLGGVSASGFNINHLDIAPSYAGILLGITNTFATIPGMVGPVIARALTINNTIEEWQTVFYIAAAINLFGASFYTVFGRGTVQPWAVHTSYSHGD; encoded by the exons ATGGAGCGGTACGGGTCGGACATGGAGGGGGACGAGCAGGAGACACCGCTGCTTCACCGAGGACACGAGCAAAGtgcagagag gt CCCCAGTGTGCTGTTCGTCCCGCTATGGCCTGGCGTTGCTCTCCTCGTATGGCTTCTTTGTGGTCTACTCTCTGCGAGTGAACCTCAGTGTGGCAATGGTCGACATGCTCAACAACACCCACCAATCTAGCGCCAACCACAGTGGCTCAGTGTGTCCTGCTCATGCCAATCCTCCGCGGCCCAAACACAACCACACG GCCAGTGTATACGACTGGGACTCTGAAACACAGGGCTGGATCCTTGGCTCCTTCTTCTACGGCTACATCCTGACACAGATCCCTGGGGGCTACTTGGCTGGCCGCTTTGGACCCAAGTGGCTGATGGGCTTTGGAATCCTGGGAACTGTGATTTTTACACTGCTCACCCCTGTGGCTGCCGACCTGGGCGCAAGCTATCTTATTGCTGTCAGGGTGCTGGAGGGGATAGGAGAG GGAGTAACATTTCCTGCAATGTACACAATGTGGGCAGCGTGGGCCCCGCCGCTGGAGAGGAGCCGACTACTCACCATTTCCTACATTG GGGCCCAGCTGGGGACAGTGATATCTCTTCCTTTGTCTGGTGAAATCTGCTTCTACCTTGACTGGACCTATGTCTTCTATGTATTTG gTGCTGTTGGCCTGGTGTGGTTCATCTTATGGGCCTTGCTTGTCTTTGACAGTCCAAACACTCACCCACGGATATCAGAGCGGGAGAGACTCTACATCACCACCTCACTGAAGAATGAG CTGTCCACATCTGCAGGCCACATCCCATGGCGAGCCATAGTGACATCCGTACCGCTGTGGGCCATCGTCGTGGCTCACTTCTCCTACAACTGGACCTTCTACACCCTCCTCACCCTGCTGCCGACCTACATGAGTGACATACTGGGATTCAGCATACAGCAG AATGGTATGCTGTCAGCTCTGCCTTACATGGGCTGTGCAGTGTTTGCTGTGCTGAGTGGCCAGATTGCTGATTACCTGCGAGAAACCTGCCAGTACCGCACAGTCGCTGTCAGGAAGTCCTTTTCCATTGTCG GCATGATCGGGCCAGCGGTGTTCCTGGTGGCAGCAGGATACATAGGCTGTAACTACACCTTGGCTGTGACCTTCCtcaccatctcctcctctctgggaGGAGTGTCAGCCTCTGGCTTCAACATCAACCATCTTGACATCGCTCCTTC GTATGCAGGCATTCTGCTGGGAATCACCAACACTTTTGCCACCATCCCTGGCATGGTGGGACCAGTCATAGCAAGAGCCCTCACTATAAAT AACACCATAGAAGAATGGCAGACTGTCTTTTACATTGCTGCTGCCATCAACCTATTTGGAGCGTCGTTCTACACTGTGTTTGGCCGAGGAACAGTGCAGCCATGGGCTGTCCACACATCCTACTCTCATGGAGACTGA
- the eef1a1a gene encoding elongation factor 1-alpha 1a: MGKEKLHINIVVIGHVDSGKSTTTGHLIYKCGGIDKRTIEKFEKEAAEMGKGSFKYAWVLDKLKAERERGITIDISLWKFETSKYYVTIIDAPGHRDFIKNMITGTSQADCAVLIVAAGVGEFEAGISKNGQTREHALLAYTLGVKQLIVGINKMDSTEPNYSQKRYEEIVKEVSTYIKKIGYNPDTVAFVPISGWNGDNMLEPSPNMTWFKGWKINRKEGNASGTTLLEALDAIQPPTRPTDKPLRLPLQDVYKIGGIGTVPVGRVETGILKPGMVVTFAPVNVTTEVKSVEMHHEALTEALPGDNVGFNVKNVSVKDIRRGNVAGDSKNDPPQEAANFTAQVIILNHPGQISAGYAPVLDCHTAHIACKFAELKEKIDRRSGKKLEDNPKSLKSGDAAIVDMIPGKPMCVESFSEYPPLGRFAVRDMRQTVAVGVIKGVEKKVSTTGKITKSAQKAQRNK; the protein is encoded by the exons ATGGGAAAGGAGAAACTCCACATCAACATTGTTGTGATTGGCCATGTGGACTCTGGCAAGTCCACCACCACAGGCCACCTGATCTACAAGTGTGGGGGAATCGACAAGAGAACCATCGAGAAGTTTGAAAAGGAAGCTGCTGAG ATGGGGAAAGGGTCGTTCAAGTACGCCTGGGTGCTGGACAAGCTAAAGGCAGAAAGGGAGCGTGGTATTACCATCGACATCTCACTGTGGAAGTTTGAAACCAGCAAGTACTATGTGACCATCATCGATGCCCCAGGTCACAGGGACTTCATCAAGAACATGATCACTGGGACCTCACAG GCAGATTGTGCTGTACTGATTGTGGCAGCTGGTGTGGGAGAGTTCGAGGCAGGTATTTCCAAGAATGGACAAACCCGTGAGCATGCCCTCCTGGCCTACACTCTGGGAGTAAAGCAGCTCATCGTGGGCATCAATAAGATGGACTCCACGGAGCCAAACTACAGCCAGAAACGCTATGAGGAAATTGTGAAGGAAGTGAGCACCTACATCAAGAAGATTGGCTACAATCCAGACACTGTTGCCTTTGTACCCATTTCAGGATGGAATGGAGACAACATGCTTGAACCCAGCCCCAAT ATGACTTGGTTTAAAGGGTGGAAGATCAATAGGAAAGAAGGCAATGCATCAGGGACCACTCTACTTGAGGCTCTGGACGCTATTCAGCCTCCCACCCGTCCAACAGACAAACCTCTACGTCTGCCCCTGCAGGATGTCTACAAGATTGGAG gtaTTGGAACTGTGCCTGTAGGCCGTGTGGAAACTGGCATACTAAAGCCTGGCATGGTGGTGACTTTTGCCCCTGTCAATGTGACCACTGAGGTGAAGTCTGTGGAGATGCACCATGAGGCGCTGACTGAAGCCCTCCCTGGGGACAATGTGGGCTTTAACGTCAAGAACGTGTCCGTCAAAGATATTCGCCGTGGCAATGTAGCTGGCGATAGCAAGAATGACCCACCACAGGAAGCTGCCAATTTCACTGCTCAG GTGATCATACTTAATCACCCAGGTCAGATTAGTGCTGGTTATGCTCCTGTGCTGGACTGTCACACCGCCCACATCGCTTGCAAGTTTGCTGAGCTCAAGGAAAAGATTGATCGCCGCTCTGGCAAGAAGCTGGAGGACAATCCCAAATCCCTCAAGTCTGGAGATGCTGCCATTGTGGATATGATTCCTGGAAAGCCAATGTGTGTTGAGAGCTTCTCTGAGTACCCTCCACTGG GTCGTTTTGCTGTTCGTGACATGCGTCAGACTGTGGCTGTTGGTGTGATTAAGGGCGTGGAGAAGAAGGTCTCCACCACTGGTAAAATTACTAAGTCTGCCCAGAAAGCCCAGAGGAACAAATGA
- the cgasa gene encoding cyclic GMP-AMP synthase: MTGRGRPRKAKSPETKDAKSKTRPDEIKQLSLPRCPRKDFTEEKQNGVMKEQKPKEREQKKPNHTIEKPSVQSAQKEKTTKHFTEDINKQQETPSDNTKAPVRGPKAKTCAGRAKSREQSGERVRKMRLELPKDTTKDSIEITKAKKCPGRAKSTEQLTEETTKMQLETPKDMTMDSIKITKAKTFACKAESPEKFTEETMKMQPEKRKYTTKAYVPQHKCEDKSEVASILSTTLEKLKIKRHDRSNAAKVINEIIKNIITHLKKKTECFKEAEQLHTGSYYENVKISHPDEFDVMLSIPVDRVAIKPFGDDGAFYSVTLKRGNSPLKEFQENDILSASKMLTEFREEVKKCVKPFTEWKVTTKKKGCPAVTLTTKVQSVTISLDVVLCLRVKSSWPPFTNEGFKIEGWLGTKVKREYKLKPYYLVPKYEGRGTVERDGVLAKDSWRISFSHVEKDILKNHGSEKTCCEKEGERCCRKDCLKLLKHLLSLLKEKNPSFDKFYSYQAKTTLLHACCSRTKDSEWRASSLSQCFQQLLEDFVGHLEKGVLPNFFIPDQNLLSGSDQKKCMSLAHCIKKEVENGFPIFK, encoded by the exons ATGACTGGCAGAGGGAGGCCACGCAAGGCAAAGAGTCCTGAGACTAAGGATGCCAAGAGCAAAACCAGACCCgatgaaattaaacaattatCTCTGCCCAGATGTCCACGGAAAGACTTTACAGAAGAGAAGCAGAATGGTGTCATGAAGGAACAGAAACCAAAGGAAAGGGAGCAGAAAAAGCCAAACCACACTATTGAGAAGCCATCTGTACAGAGTGCGCAAAAAGAAAAGACCACAAAGCATTTCACAGAGGACATCAACAAACAGCAAGAGACACCTTCAGACAACACAAAGGCCCCTGTACGAGGACCAAAAGCCAAAACCTGTGCTGGCCGGGCCAAATCAAGAGAACAatctggagagagagtgagaaaaatgAGGCTAGAGTTACCAAAGGACACGACGAAAGATTCTATAGAGatcacaaaagcaaaaaaatgtcCTGGCAGGGCCAAATCAACGGAACAGTTGACAGAGGAGACAACAAAGATGCAGCTAGAGACACCAAAGGACATGACAATGGATTCTATAAAGatcacaaaagcaaaaacatttgcTTGCAAAGCAGAGTCACCTGAAAAATTCACAGAGGAGACAATGAAGATGCAGCCAGAGAAACGTAAATACACTACAAAGGCTTATGTACCACAGCACAAGTGTGAAGACAAATCTGAGGTGGCCTCTATTCTCTCCACAACTCTGGAAAAACTGAAGATTAAGAGGCATGACAGATCAAATGCAGCCAAAGTCAtcaatgaaataataaaaaacataatcacacatttaaaaaagaaaactgaatgcTTTAAAGAAGCAGAACAACTACATACTGGCAGTTACTATGAAAATGTTAAG ATTTCCCATCCTGATGAATTTGATGTCATGCTGTCCATTCCTGTTGACCGTGTGGCCATTAAACCATTTGGAGATGATGGAGCATTTTACAGTGTGACATTAAAACGTGGCAACAGCCCTCTGAAAGAATTTcaggaaaatgacattttatctGCCAGTAAAATGCTCACGGAGTTCAGGGAAGAAGTGAAGAAATGTGTCAAGCCATTTACAG AATGGAAGGTGACGACAAAGAAAAAAGGCTGCCCTGCAGTGACCTTGACCACAAAAGTACAATCAGTCACCATTTCACTGGATGTTGTTCTCTGTCTTAGGGTTAAATCAAGTTGGCCACCTTTTACCAATGAAGGCTTTAAGATAGAAGGCTGGCTGGGAACTAAAGTAAAGCGGGAATACAAGCTAAAGCCATATTATCTTGTTCCAAAGTATGAAGGCAGGGGCACAGTGGAACGTGACGGAGTCCTTGCTAAAG ACAGTTGGAGGATTTCATTCTCTCATGTTGAGAAAGACATTCTGAAGAATCATGGATCAGAGAAGACATGCTGCGAAAAAGAAGGTGAACGCTGCTGCAG AAAGGACTGTTTGAAGCTCCTAAAACACCTTCTCAGTCTGCTGAAAGAGAAGAACCCTTCATTTGACAAGTTCTACTCCTACCAAGCCAAGACCACCCTCTTACATGCCTGCTGCTCTAGAACTAAAGACAGTGAATGGAGGGCCTCAAGTCTGAGCCAAtgttttcagcagctcctggagGACTTTGTGGGCCATCTGGAAAAAGGTGTTCTACCCAACTTCTTCATCCCAGATCAGAACCTCCTCTCTGGTTCTGACCAGAAGAAGTGCATGAGTTTGGCTCATTGCATCAAGAAAGAAGTTGAAAACGGCTTTCCTATTTTCAAGTGA
- the ddx43 gene encoding LOW QUALITY PROTEIN: probable ATP-dependent RNA helicase DDX43 (The sequence of the model RefSeq protein was modified relative to this genomic sequence to represent the inferred CDS: deleted 1 base in 1 codon): MSDWEDEYDEDGVAIEKSATKSVPTEWKLPCDDSQRENVFFGVRNGTRCGGLRERKADRGGDFKSRRGDGRLFPPNTNRGASGRRTFGDENSDSSPPVTITVENASVGRIIGRGGAKIRELEESTGARIKINKGDYEGEVVIFGSSAAQHKAKQMIEDLVADGGSRFRNGPSRVGDYRGGGGGGGGGGGGGGGGGGGDGSVWSAAELQASNAPPARVSIDWNSIRENKEKYEELKWKDLPPMKKKFYIEAESVSMLTAEEVSEWRKENNNIFVDDLKEEGEKRPIPYPCCTFLEAFKLYPEIMENIERVGFVKPTPIQSQAWPVLLSGEDLIAIAQTGTGKTLAYLLPGFIHMDGQPVPRAERSGPGMLVLTPTRELALQIETECNKYRYKGYRSVCIYGGGDRRGQINLVKGGVDIVIATPGRLNDLQMNELINLRSITYLVLDEADRMLDMGFEPQIMKILLDIRPDRQTVMTSATWPTGVRRLAKSYLKNPMMVYVGTLDLAAVNTVQQTVLIVQEEEKKSYVFDFIRNMLPQDKVLIFVGKKLVADDLSSDMCLQGLAVQSLHGDREQCDREEALKDFKESRVRILVATDLASRGLDVHDITHVFNFDFPRNIEEYVHRVGRTGRAGRSGAAVTLVTRENWRMAPELIPILERAGQEVPDELVLMAERYEKHKREKDMYNPRGGQEQGRGGGGWRESGGRGGRDQGHNWGF, from the exons atgtctgaCTGGGAGGATGAGTACGACGAGGACGGTGTTGCTATCGAGAAATCGGCTACAAAATCAGTTCCGACTGAATGGAAACTGCCATGTGATGACAGTCAAcgggaaaatgtatttttcgGTGTAAGAAATGGAACCAGGTGTGGAGGGTTAAGAGAGCGGAAAGCTGATCGTGGTGGCGACTTTAAAAGCCGAAGAGGTGATGGCCGCCTGTTTCCCCCGAACACAAATCGCGGAGCCTCAGGACGACGAACATTTGGAGATGAAAACTCGGACTCTTCCCCGCCAGTGACTATCACCGTGGAAAATGCTTCAGTTGGGAGGATAATAG GTCGTGGAGGAGCCAAAATTCGTGAACTGGAGGAGAGCACAGGTGCAAGAATCAAG ATAAACAAGGGGGACTATGAAGGTGAGGTGGTCATTTTTGGGTCCTCTGCTGCCCAGCACAAGGCCAAGCAGATGATCGAAGACCTGGTGGCAGATGGCGGGTCTCGATTTCGCAACG GTCCTAGTAGGGTGGGAGActatagaggaggaggaggaggaggaggaggaggaggaggtggtggcggtggtggcggCGGTGGTGATGGCTCCGTCTGGTCTGCTGCAGAATTACAGGCTAGCAATGCTCCCCCAGCCCGTGTATCCATAGACTGGAACAGCATCCGGGAGAACAAGGAAAAGTATGAGGAGCTCAAGTGGAAGG ACCTCCCACCCATGAAGAAGAAGTTTTACATCGAGGCAGAGAGTGTGTCCATGCTCACAGCAGAGGAAGTCAGTGAATGGAG GAAGGAGAATAACAACATCTTTGTGGATGACctgaaggaggaaggagagaagcGGCCCATACCCTATCCCTGTTGCACTTTTCTAGAGGCCTTCAAGCTTTATCCAGAGATCATGGAAAATATTGAGCGAGTTGGCTTCGTTAAACCAACTCCCATCCAG TCTCAGGCATGGCCAGTGTTGCTGAGTGGGGAGGACCTGATAGCCATCGCTCAGACAGGAACAGGGAAAACCCTGGCCTACCTGCTGCCAGGGTTCATCCACATGGACGGACAGCCTGT CCCAAGGGCTGAGCGTAGCGGTCCAGGCATGTTGGTACTGACTCCGACTAGAGAGCTGGCCCTTCAGATTGAAACCGAGTGCAACAAGTACCGCTATAAGGGCTACAGGAG TGTCTGTATCTATGGCGGAGGGGATAGGAGAGGCCAGATCAACCTGGTAAAGGGAGGGGTGGACATAGTGATTGCCACACCA GGCCGACTAAATGATCTTCAGATGAACGAGCTCATCAATCTTCGTTCCATCACCTACTTG GTGCTGGACGAAGCTGACCGTATGCTAGATATGGGATTTGAACCTCAGATTATGAAGATTCTCCTGGACATCCGGCCAGATCGACAGACTGTCATGACCAG TGCCACCTGGCCCACCGGTGTGAGACGTTTAGCCAAATCCTACCTAAAGAATCCCATGATGGTTTATGTGGGCACCCTGGATTTGGCG GCAGTTAACACAGTGCAGCAAACTGTGCTGATTGTccaagaagaggagaaaaaatccTACGTGTTTGACTTCATCAGAAACATGCTACCCCAAGATAAAGTCCTTATCTTTGTTGGCAAGAAGCTTGT GGCTGATGACCTGTCCAGTGACATGTGTCTGCAGGGTCTGGCTGTGCAAAGTCTCCATGGTGACCGTGAGCAGTGTGACCGTGAAGAAGCTCTCAAGGACTTTAAAGAGA GTCGAGTTCGTATCCTGGTCGCAACAGACTTAGCATCTCGAGGGTTGGATGTGCATGACATAACGCATGTCTTTAACTTTGACTTCCCACGTAACATAGAGGAGTACGTCCATCGTGTGGGCCGCACTGGCAGAGCTGG ACGTTCAGGTGCTGCTGTTACCCTGGTAACAAGAGAAAACTGGAGAATGGCCCCTGAACTGATTCCCATCCTGGAGCGAGCAGGACAG GAGGTCCCTGATGAGCTGGTGCTTATGGCAGAGAGATATGAGAAGCACAAGAGGGAGAAGGATATGTATAATCCAAGGGGAGGTCAGGaacaaggaagaggaggaggaggatggagagagagtggagggagaggaggtcgGGATCAAGGTCATAACTGGGGATTCTAA